The following are encoded in a window of Neomicrococcus lactis genomic DNA:
- a CDS encoding DUF3151 domain-containing protein yields the protein MDLGKNLLGIPETLLPEEPELNARIDVGDEPVDLAARYPASSLPWALLAQEAYDDAAYVESYAYARVGYHRGLDALRRAGWRGQGPVPWSHEPNRGFLRSLYSLKRAAAAIGETEEVDRIEKFLNDSDPSAVAAIEAK from the coding sequence GTGGATCTTGGAAAGAACTTGCTCGGCATCCCGGAGACGTTGCTTCCGGAAGAGCCAGAGCTGAACGCCCGCATCGACGTAGGCGATGAGCCGGTTGATCTCGCAGCCCGTTACCCCGCTTCCTCACTTCCGTGGGCGCTTCTGGCGCAAGAGGCGTACGACGACGCAGCTTACGTTGAGAGCTATGCCTACGCACGCGTGGGTTACCACCGAGGGCTCGACGCGTTGCGCCGTGCCGGTTGGCGCGGTCAGGGACCAGTGCCCTGGAGCCACGAGCCGAATCGCGGATTCTTGCGTTCTTTGTACTCGTTGAAGCGCGCTGCCGCAGCTATTGGTGAGACTGAAGAAGTGGACCGTATTGAGAAGTTCTTGAACGACTCAGATCCTTCTGCTGTAGCGGCTATCGAGGCCAAATAG
- a CDS encoding ArsR/SmtB family transcription factor — protein MDPQSEFVELAAEVFGILSDPTRIRIILCLRRSGEMSVNALAEEVGKSASGVSQHLARLRMTRIVSTRQDGTRVLYQLTDEHASRLVNEAILQAEHSVANGILPPHHH, from the coding sequence TTGGATCCGCAGTCAGAGTTCGTCGAACTCGCCGCCGAGGTCTTCGGCATCCTGTCCGACCCCACGCGCATCCGCATCATTTTGTGCTTGCGGCGCTCGGGCGAAATGAGCGTGAACGCGCTCGCTGAAGAGGTGGGCAAGAGCGCTTCCGGTGTTTCTCAGCACCTCGCGCGTCTTCGCATGACGCGCATTGTATCCACGCGTCAGGACGGCACGCGGGTGCTATATCAGCTGACGGATGAGCATGCGTCGCGCCTGGTCAACGAGGCGATCCTGCAAGCTGAGCACTCCGTGGCCAACGGCATTCTGCCGCCGCATCACCACTGA
- a CDS encoding SRPBCC family protein: MPVTSVEKDLDALTMTIVADFAVPLQRLWEAYADPRQISKFWGPETWPATFVRHDMATGGRSHYYMTGPNGERSDGFWEFTSVNPPHSFEVVDGFANADGTQNPEMPTMKMRFQFEETPTGSRMTNIATFNSLEQLEQLIEMGMEEGTRSAMSQIDAVLADLASFAAGRGTETQILSDTQVRITRVIRGTAQQVWDAHNEPELMKRWLLGPDGWTMPVCKVAQEPGEQYRQEWENTETKERFGFEGELLESAAPYRSVTTEKMIGMEGPSTQNELTLTPLEAGTLLTLVITYPDVATRDMVLATGMTDGMETSYLRLENEVLASAE; encoded by the coding sequence ATGCCTGTTACCTCTGTTGAGAAGGATCTCGACGCCCTCACCATGACCATCGTCGCCGACTTCGCCGTTCCGTTGCAGCGACTCTGGGAGGCGTACGCCGACCCTCGCCAGATCTCGAAGTTCTGGGGACCAGAGACGTGGCCAGCCACGTTCGTCCGCCACGACATGGCAACCGGCGGCCGCAGCCACTACTACATGACCGGCCCTAACGGCGAGCGCTCGGATGGATTCTGGGAGTTCACGAGCGTCAACCCGCCTCACTCTTTTGAAGTGGTTGACGGCTTCGCCAACGCGGACGGCACCCAGAACCCCGAGATGCCCACCATGAAGATGCGGTTCCAGTTTGAGGAAACGCCAACCGGCTCCCGCATGACCAACATCGCCACCTTCAACTCCCTCGAGCAGCTCGAGCAGCTCATTGAGATGGGCATGGAAGAAGGCACGCGTTCCGCCATGAGCCAGATCGATGCCGTCCTCGCGGACCTCGCATCTTTCGCAGCTGGCCGCGGCACCGAAACGCAGATCCTCAGCGACACCCAGGTCCGCATCACGCGCGTCATTCGCGGCACTGCCCAGCAGGTGTGGGACGCCCACAACGAGCCTGAGCTCATGAAGCGCTGGCTCTTGGGACCCGACGGCTGGACCATGCCGGTCTGCAAAGTCGCGCAGGAACCAGGCGAGCAATACCGCCAGGAATGGGAGAACACGGAGACGAAGGAGCGCTTCGGTTTCGAGGGCGAGCTCCTCGAGTCCGCCGCTCCTTACCGTTCCGTGACCACGGAAAAGATGATCGGCATGGAAGGCCCGTCCACGCAGAACGAGCTGACGCTGACCCCGCTCGAGGCAGGGACACTCCTCACGCTCGTCATCACCTACCCGGACGTCGCCACGCGGGACATGGTCCTCGCCACCGGCATGACGGACGGCATGGAAACCAGCTACCTGCGTCTTGAAAATGAGGTGCTGGCTTCGGCTGAGTAA
- a CDS encoding ArsR/SmtB family transcription factor, whose amino-acid sequence MGRNEERVDLTDDEVNRIFQALSGATRRDIVRRTLMHDATVSELAADYNMSFAAVQKHVTILESAGLVTKRSHGRERLVRGNPETIKRAQSLLDEFEKIWRARISRLDALLAEDTPNTSKIPPTTKD is encoded by the coding sequence ATGGGGAGAAACGAAGAACGCGTCGATCTCACCGACGACGAGGTGAACCGGATCTTCCAGGCTCTCTCCGGCGCAACGCGCCGGGACATTGTGCGCCGCACGCTCATGCATGATGCCACAGTGTCCGAGCTCGCGGCGGACTACAACATGTCCTTCGCAGCCGTTCAAAAACACGTGACCATCCTGGAATCGGCTGGCCTCGTGACCAAGCGTTCTCACGGCCGCGAGCGCTTGGTGCGCGGCAACCCCGAAACCATCAAGAGGGCGCAATCGCTGTTGGATGAGTTCGAAAAAATCTGGCGCGCTCGCATTTCACGACTCGATGCACTCCTCGCCGAAGACACCCCAAACACCTCAAAGATTCCGCCCACCACAAAGGACTGA
- a CDS encoding arsenate reductase ArsC: MTTTHQSAHLGLDDTTEVLNRISNRLADRYAGTFTAETVERYVFESYTALARTAKISAYLPSTTEHFANDRLHALATSKGAITSTTPEVLFVCVQNAGRSQMAAALLTLESKGTVRVRSAGSLPSSELNQNVVAVMDEMGIDLSREYPKPLTDDVVRASDVVITMGCGDSCAIYPGKRYEDWDVTDPAEKSLEDVRLIRDDIHDRIKNLVSTLTEKSVSA, encoded by the coding sequence ATGACTACCACCCACCAGTCGGCCCATTTGGGCCTCGATGACACCACCGAAGTCCTCAATCGCATCAGCAACCGCCTGGCAGATCGCTATGCAGGAACGTTCACGGCCGAAACCGTCGAGCGCTACGTGTTCGAGTCCTACACGGCCCTCGCGCGCACCGCCAAGATCAGCGCCTACTTGCCTTCCACCACGGAGCACTTCGCCAACGATCGCCTCCACGCGCTCGCCACGTCCAAAGGCGCGATCACCTCCACCACGCCTGAAGTGCTGTTCGTGTGCGTGCAAAATGCGGGCCGTTCGCAGATGGCGGCCGCGTTGCTAACCCTCGAGTCCAAGGGCACCGTCCGCGTGCGCTCGGCGGGATCACTGCCTTCCTCGGAGCTCAATCAGAACGTAGTGGCCGTAATGGATGAGATGGGTATCGACCTTTCTCGCGAGTACCCCAAGCCCCTCACGGATGATGTGGTGCGCGCCTCTGACGTGGTGATTACCATGGGTTGTGGTGACTCCTGCGCCATCTACCCTGGCAAGCGCTACGAAGATTGGGACGTCACCGATCCCGCCGAAAAGTCCCTTGAAGACGTCCGCCTCATCCGCGATGACATCCACGACCGCATCAAGAATCTCGTCTCCACGCTGACAGAAAAGAGCGTCTCCGCATGA
- a CDS encoding LPXTG cell wall anchor domain-containing protein yields the protein MAPAFRTTALSAVVVSGLLFGATPALAEDPTSPTISVSDSSAVSDASNSAAPVAEVPSSEAPVSEAPASDASAVEGSVAETPADEVPSAEVPSTEVPGSEEPISETPASGSSDADVAGTEEPVTEEPASEAPVSEVPVSDSPVSEVPSADSPVADEPAAETPESEPAESTHTSDLPAGELGDGSGVVVPEEPQHGEELPSGPIEVPDFFVVHPEIVAPKGSDAWDSDQWSDYFESPESADFRDAFFGAFMNSDEAAYVDDLTFYFTESSDEQYIYEMYDFLAAHFPKHPGLADGMFYVVVTMLIDAGYLEWADGEDFPRVPTVPSVPGEPGGSDGEPRPTEQPQEPGQVPVVKPAPDSDDSDGSTSAPVVVIPAGTLETPAASDDELASTGVSGTVVLSAGGMLLVAAGLMLTRIRRQFS from the coding sequence TTGGCACCTGCATTCCGTACTACCGCCCTGTCTGCGGTAGTTGTCTCTGGACTTCTTTTCGGCGCGACTCCAGCACTCGCCGAAGACCCTACTTCTCCTACTATTTCGGTCTCAGATTCTTCTGCTGTCTCTGATGCTTCGAACTCGGCAGCACCCGTTGCTGAAGTGCCGTCTTCGGAAGCCCCTGTCAGTGAAGCTCCAGCGTCGGATGCTTCAGCTGTCGAGGGGTCTGTTGCTGAAACTCCTGCTGATGAGGTCCCATCGGCCGAAGTGCCTTCCACCGAGGTGCCCGGTTCCGAGGAGCCAATCTCTGAGACACCTGCTTCTGGGTCTTCGGACGCAGACGTCGCTGGGACGGAAGAACCAGTAACCGAAGAGCCTGCCTCAGAAGCGCCAGTCTCCGAGGTCCCTGTTTCTGACTCTCCCGTTTCGGAAGTACCTTCTGCTGACTCGCCTGTAGCTGATGAGCCTGCCGCGGAAACGCCAGAATCGGAACCAGCCGAATCCACCCATACCAGCGACCTTCCCGCGGGTGAGCTCGGGGACGGAAGCGGCGTCGTCGTACCGGAAGAACCGCAGCATGGCGAGGAATTGCCGAGCGGACCTATTGAGGTTCCCGACTTCTTCGTAGTGCACCCAGAGATTGTGGCGCCGAAGGGCAGCGACGCGTGGGACTCCGATCAGTGGTCCGACTACTTCGAGTCGCCTGAATCCGCAGATTTCCGTGACGCCTTCTTCGGCGCGTTCATGAACAGCGACGAGGCCGCGTACGTCGACGACCTGACTTTCTACTTCACGGAATCCTCGGATGAGCAGTACATCTACGAAATGTACGACTTCCTCGCCGCTCACTTCCCGAAGCACCCGGGGCTCGCGGACGGCATGTTCTATGTAGTGGTGACCATGCTAATTGACGCCGGCTACCTCGAGTGGGCCGATGGCGAAGATTTCCCGCGCGTACCGACGGTGCCTAGTGTGCCTGGCGAGCCTGGCGGATCTGACGGCGAGCCCAGGCCCACCGAGCAGCCGCAAGAGCCTGGTCAGGTTCCCGTGGTGAAGCCAGCTCCTGACTCGGATGATTCTGACGGATCGACGAGCGCGCCAGTGGTTGTCATTCCGGCTGGAACGTTGGAAACCCCTGCCGCTTCTGACGATGAGTTGGCGTCGACGGGTGTTTCAGGAACCGTTGTGCTGAGCGCTGGCGGCATGCTGCTGGTTGCGGCAGGTTTGATGTTGACGCGCATCCGCCGCCAATTTAGCTGA
- a CDS encoding thymidine kinase, with product MSKLYFRYGAMNSGKSTALLQVAFNYEERGQRVLLAKPQVDTKGESKVVSRLGHERDVDFLIPHGTNVRDLYRGVAAGDDPDAILEHVDVAPVACLLVDEAQFLEPSQVEDLFRIAVFDGVPVIAYGIRTDFLTRAFPGSARLLDLAHSLEELKTICRCGRKAIFNTRRVGGEFVFSGDQVAIDGSQEITYESLCGNCYLEASGGRLGS from the coding sequence GTGTCCAAACTGTATTTCCGCTACGGCGCCATGAATTCGGGAAAGTCCACGGCTCTTTTGCAAGTGGCTTTCAACTATGAAGAGCGCGGTCAGCGCGTGTTGTTGGCGAAGCCGCAAGTGGACACCAAGGGCGAATCCAAAGTGGTTTCACGCTTGGGGCACGAGCGCGATGTGGACTTCTTGATTCCTCACGGCACCAACGTGCGCGATCTCTACCGAGGCGTGGCTGCTGGCGATGATCCGGACGCGATTTTGGAGCACGTCGACGTGGCTCCTGTGGCCTGCTTGCTCGTGGACGAAGCGCAGTTCCTTGAGCCTTCCCAGGTGGAAGACCTGTTCCGCATTGCCGTGTTTGATGGCGTGCCCGTGATTGCCTACGGCATCCGCACGGACTTTTTGACGCGCGCGTTCCCTGGATCGGCGCGATTGCTGGACCTCGCGCACTCGCTCGAAGAGCTCAAGACCATTTGCCGCTGCGGACGCAAGGCAATCTTCAACACGCGGCGTGTGGGCGGCGAGTTCGTGTTCTCCGGCGATCAAGTGGCGATCGACGGAAGTCAGGAAATCACCTACGAGTCCCTGTGCGGAAACTGCTACCTCGAAGCCTCCGGCGGGCGGTTGGGGTCCTAG
- a CDS encoding alcohol dehydrogenase catalytic domain-containing protein codes for MSSDITRVIRGAVLNEIGAQPPYAQSQPISIDELTLSAPLAGQALIRIEAAGLCHSDLSVVNGSRPRPVPMLLGHEAAGIVEEIGEGVENIAVGQRVVLTFLPRCGECEACATNGKLPCSKGSATNNEGVLLDGSRHLNRIGGGAPEPVAHHLGVSGFATYAVIDAKSAVPVHDDVPPDIAAVLGCAVLTGGGALLNAAEVTKDSRVAIVGLGGVGMAGLLTALALDCKEVIAIDAQPSKLELAKSWGAHAAYTPTEAVEQGVSCDVVLEAVGHPRAFETAFKILGLGGTLVTVGLPAPGATAEIEPLQLTAKAQRIIGSYLGTAVPARDVPKFEQLWRDGKLPLEKLVTQEIELENINEAMDALASGTVLRQVIRFS; via the coding sequence ATGAGCAGTGACATTACGCGCGTTATTCGGGGAGCAGTTCTCAACGAAATCGGAGCTCAGCCGCCGTACGCGCAGTCCCAGCCCATCAGCATCGACGAGCTGACCTTGAGTGCTCCGCTGGCTGGCCAAGCGTTGATTCGCATCGAGGCGGCCGGCCTGTGCCACTCGGATTTGTCCGTTGTCAATGGTTCGCGTCCGCGTCCTGTCCCGATGCTGCTGGGTCACGAAGCCGCCGGAATCGTGGAGGAAATCGGCGAAGGTGTTGAGAACATCGCCGTGGGTCAGCGCGTCGTGCTGACCTTCTTGCCCCGCTGCGGCGAGTGCGAAGCCTGCGCCACGAACGGCAAACTTCCCTGCTCGAAGGGCTCCGCGACCAACAACGAAGGCGTCTTGCTGGACGGCTCGCGCCACCTCAACCGCATCGGCGGCGGCGCACCTGAGCCGGTCGCGCACCACTTGGGCGTCTCCGGCTTCGCTACCTACGCCGTCATTGATGCCAAGTCAGCAGTTCCCGTGCACGACGACGTTCCCCCGGATATTGCCGCAGTCTTGGGCTGCGCCGTGCTCACGGGAGGCGGGGCACTGTTGAATGCGGCCGAGGTGACGAAGGATTCTCGAGTAGCGATCGTCGGCCTGGGCGGCGTGGGCATGGCCGGTTTGTTGACCGCGCTCGCGCTCGACTGCAAAGAAGTCATTGCGATCGATGCCCAACCATCCAAACTTGAGCTCGCGAAGTCATGGGGCGCCCATGCCGCGTACACCCCAACTGAAGCGGTGGAGCAGGGGGTGAGCTGCGACGTCGTACTGGAGGCCGTAGGCCATCCCCGCGCTTTCGAAACGGCCTTCAAAATTTTGGGCCTCGGTGGCACGCTCGTGACGGTTGGACTGCCGGCGCCGGGTGCCACCGCCGAAATTGAACCGCTGCAACTGACCGCGAAGGCTCAGCGAATCATCGGAAGCTACTTGGGAACCGCCGTGCCCGCGCGCGATGTCCCTAAATTCGAGCAGTTGTGGCGGGACGGAAAATTGCCGCTCGAAAAGCTCGTGACTCAAGAAATTGAGCTCGAGAACATCAACGAAGCCATGGATGCGCTCGCCTCCGGAACCGTGCTTCGCCAGGTGATCCGCTTTTCGTAA
- a CDS encoding helix-turn-helix domain-containing protein, with the protein METELSSEFEARVAKHAALADPLRLRIVDLLTFGDYSPMELRQTLGLPGNLLSHHLQALESAGLVNRRRSEADRRRMYVHLVPGSLENLMPQQLKNAQRILFVCTHNSARSQLAAALWDMKSDLPCASAGTHPSPHVAEGAVAAAQRHGLTLENNTPKHLDEVLTEHDFVVSVCDNAHEELADLPQIHWSIPDPLTLNTPQAFEDAFRDIAERIGSLAPRIEAPHPRKTS; encoded by the coding sequence ATGGAAACTGAACTATCGAGCGAGTTTGAGGCGCGGGTCGCGAAACACGCAGCCCTCGCCGACCCCCTGCGGTTGCGCATCGTGGATCTTCTGACGTTTGGCGACTACTCCCCCATGGAGCTTCGCCAGACGCTGGGGCTTCCCGGGAATCTGCTGTCTCACCACCTGCAAGCGCTTGAAAGTGCGGGCCTGGTGAATCGACGTAGGTCGGAAGCGGATAGGCGTCGGATGTACGTGCATCTGGTTCCGGGTTCGCTCGAAAACCTCATGCCCCAACAACTCAAGAACGCCCAACGAATCCTGTTTGTGTGCACACACAACAGTGCTCGTTCACAACTCGCCGCAGCGCTCTGGGATATGAAGAGTGATCTTCCATGCGCGTCGGCGGGCACGCACCCGTCACCTCACGTGGCGGAAGGAGCCGTGGCCGCAGCGCAGCGCCACGGGCTGACGCTCGAAAACAACACTCCGAAGCACCTCGACGAGGTCCTCACGGAGCACGACTTCGTGGTCAGCGTCTGCGATAACGCGCACGAAGAACTCGCAGACCTGCCTCAAATTCACTGGTCCATCCCGGACCCACTCACGCTCAACACCCCGCAAGCGTTTGAAGATGCTTTTCGAGACATCGCCGAACGCATCGGATCACTTGCCCCGCGCATCGAAGCGCCACACCCAAGGAAAACATCATGA
- a CDS encoding LysE family translocator yields MPLSTLSAFWVVSTLMVLTPGADWAYTISSGLKNKSVVPAISGMLTGYMAVTVIVASGVGVLVAANPQALTALTVIGCAYLVWLGVGILRHPATPEIGDASDSPSIFKQYVKGFGVSGLNPKVMLLYLALIPQFTIPTANIPVPWQIVILGLIHIMSTAIVYLSVGFSAKRVLGARPSLALFISRLSGVLMVAIAALMIFQRFVV; encoded by the coding sequence ATGCCGCTTTCCACACTCTCCGCCTTCTGGGTTGTCTCCACGCTCATGGTGCTGACACCCGGTGCCGACTGGGCGTACACCATCTCCTCCGGCCTGAAAAACAAGTCCGTGGTGCCAGCCATCAGCGGCATGTTGACCGGCTACATGGCGGTCACGGTGATTGTGGCATCCGGCGTTGGTGTGCTCGTTGCGGCGAACCCGCAAGCGCTCACCGCTTTGACCGTCATTGGCTGCGCCTACCTGGTGTGGCTTGGCGTGGGCATTCTCCGACACCCGGCCACCCCGGAAATCGGAGATGCATCGGACTCCCCCAGCATCTTCAAGCAGTATGTGAAGGGCTTCGGCGTCTCCGGACTGAACCCCAAAGTGATGCTGTTGTACCTAGCGCTCATCCCGCAATTCACGATTCCTACGGCCAACATCCCGGTGCCGTGGCAGATCGTGATCCTAGGACTCATTCACATCATGAGTACCGCGATTGTCTACCTCTCCGTGGGCTTCAGCGCTAAGCGCGTCCTCGGCGCACGACCCTCGCTCGCGCTGTTCATTTCGCGCTTGAGCGGTGTCCTCATGGTCGCCATCGCGGCGCTCATGATTTTCCAGCGGTTCGTGGTATGA
- a CDS encoding Lrp/AsnC family transcriptional regulator — protein MDALDKEILAQLQADGRLSVTELAERVGLSLSPCHRRVKALEASGAIAGYHAQLDPTVLGLGFDSLVFVTMHDARSETLEEFEAAVTSIPHVVMAQRLFGVPDYLLRVVAADLTAFQNIYDQRLAKLPGVQRLSSTLVMKRVVEGREFPLE, from the coding sequence ATGGACGCACTTGATAAAGAAATTCTTGCGCAGCTACAAGCTGACGGGAGATTATCTGTCACCGAACTCGCCGAGCGCGTGGGGCTGAGCCTCTCGCCATGCCACCGCCGAGTCAAGGCACTCGAGGCGTCCGGAGCTATCGCCGGGTATCACGCTCAGCTCGATCCCACGGTGCTGGGCCTGGGTTTCGATTCGCTGGTTTTCGTCACCATGCACGACGCGCGCAGCGAGACCCTCGAAGAGTTCGAGGCTGCGGTCACCAGCATTCCGCACGTGGTCATGGCGCAGCGCCTCTTCGGTGTCCCCGACTATCTGCTGCGCGTGGTTGCCGCAGATCTGACCGCGTTCCAAAACATCTACGACCAGAGACTCGCGAAGCTTCCCGGCGTGCAGCGACTCAGCTCCACCTTGGTCATGAAGCGCGTTGTTGAGGGGCGCGAGTTCCCGCTCGAATAG
- a CDS encoding low molecular weight phosphatase family protein: MTTQKPSVLFVCSKNGGKSQMAAALMRDLAGDSVSVHSAGTKPGTNLNAQSVESLSELGIAVEGEFPKPVTPEVLEEVDAVIILGTEAKLQVPSGKRLEIWETDEPSTRGIEGMERMRLVRDDIRARVEALYAELVPQG; the protein is encoded by the coding sequence ATGACCACTCAGAAACCTTCAGTCCTGTTTGTTTGCAGCAAGAACGGCGGCAAGTCGCAGATGGCCGCGGCCCTCATGCGCGATCTCGCCGGCGATTCCGTCAGTGTGCATTCGGCGGGAACCAAACCCGGAACGAACTTGAACGCGCAGTCCGTGGAGTCTTTGAGCGAGCTCGGCATCGCCGTGGAGGGCGAGTTCCCGAAGCCTGTGACGCCCGAGGTCCTAGAGGAAGTGGACGCCGTGATCATCTTAGGCACCGAGGCCAAGCTCCAGGTTCCGAGCGGCAAGCGCCTCGAGATCTGGGAAACGGACGAGCCATCCACGCGCGGCATCGAGGGCATGGAGCGTATGCGCTTGGTGCGCGATGACATCCGCGCGCGCGTCGAGGCGCTCTACGCTGAGCTTGTTCCGCAAGGCTAG
- a CDS encoding TerC family protein, whose protein sequence is MTVEPWVWTATIIFIVALLAYDFIFHVRKAHIPTLKEASLWSALYVGIAVLFGVGVWYFGGHQMGGEYFAGYITEKALSVDNLFVFLVIMASFKVPREDQQKVLLFGIIFALIARTGFIFLGAAILESFAWAFYLFGLILILTAGHMLKKDDHSDDADNLIIRLAKRFLPTTDHYDGDKLFTMENGKRVLTPMLLVMVAIGGTDILFAFDSIPAIFGLTQNVFIVFTATAFSLLGLRQLYFLLDGLLDRLIYLSYGLAAILAFIGVKLVLHALHENTVPFINDGHHVPVVEISTGTSLSVIVGILIVTILASLFSKAGKAQTAVNNARRHAVNYLDATYTSDQAERERLYSLLIAEEREILTMPTKYRNKVKDIDAIRAKVDEAHAVHREMSGTA, encoded by the coding sequence TTGACCGTTGAACCTTGGGTCTGGACCGCCACCATTATTTTCATCGTTGCCCTCTTGGCATACGACTTCATTTTTCACGTGCGCAAAGCACACATCCCCACGCTCAAAGAGGCGTCCCTTTGGTCCGCGCTATATGTGGGCATCGCCGTTCTGTTCGGCGTTGGCGTCTGGTACTTCGGCGGCCACCAGATGGGCGGCGAGTACTTCGCCGGTTACATCACCGAAAAAGCGCTGTCCGTAGATAACCTCTTTGTGTTCCTGGTGATCATGGCCAGCTTTAAGGTGCCTCGCGAGGATCAGCAAAAGGTTTTGCTCTTCGGCATCATCTTTGCGCTCATTGCGCGCACGGGCTTCATCTTCCTGGGTGCCGCGATATTGGAAAGCTTCGCGTGGGCCTTCTACCTCTTCGGATTGATCTTGATTCTGACCGCAGGTCACATGCTCAAGAAGGACGATCACTCCGATGACGCGGACAACCTCATCATCCGCCTGGCGAAGCGCTTCTTGCCCACTACCGATCATTACGACGGCGACAAGCTCTTCACCATGGAGAACGGCAAGCGCGTCCTGACTCCTATGTTGCTGGTCATGGTGGCTATTGGCGGCACGGACATCTTGTTCGCTTTCGACTCCATACCGGCGATCTTCGGCCTGACGCAGAACGTGTTCATTGTCTTCACGGCCACCGCATTCTCGCTCTTGGGCCTGCGCCAGCTGTACTTCTTGCTGGATGGCTTGCTGGACCGCCTCATTTACTTGTCCTATGGTTTGGCCGCGATCCTCGCGTTCATTGGCGTGAAGCTTGTCCTCCACGCGCTTCACGAGAACACCGTGCCGTTTATCAATGATGGTCACCACGTTCCGGTTGTCGAGATCTCCACCGGAACCTCTTTGTCGGTGATTGTGGGAATCCTGATTGTCACCATCCTGGCCTCGCTGTTCTCTAAGGCTGGCAAGGCGCAGACCGCCGTCAACAACGCTCGCCGCCACGCGGTGAACTACCTTGACGCGACATACACCTCAGATCAGGCTGAACGCGAGCGTCTTTACTCGCTGCTGATCGCCGAGGAGCGCGAGATCCTGACGATGCCCACGAAGTACCGGAACAAGGTCAAGGACATTGACGCGATCCGCGCGAAGGTTGATGAAGCGCACGCTGTCCACCGGGAAATGTCCGGCACCGCGTAG
- the fbaA gene encoding class II fructose-bisphosphate aldolase yields the protein MPIATPDEYNAMIDSAKAGGYAFPAVNVTSSQTLNAALQGFADAESDGIIQVSTGGAAYWSGAGLKDMVIGSLAFAAYAREVAKGYGVKVALHTDHCPKDKLDGFVLPLLAASEAEVKAGRDPFFNSHMWDGSAETLEENLRIAAELLPRTAAAKQILEVEIGTVGGEEDGVENAINEKLYTTVEDALATIEALGAGENGRYITALTFGNVHGVYKPGNVKLRPEILKDIQAQVGAKVGKENPFDLVFHGGSGSSEQEIADAVSYGVIKMNIDTDTQYAFTRPVAGHMLQNYDGVLKVDGEVGNKKLYDPRVWGAAAEKSMAARIAEAARQLGSAGKKL from the coding sequence GTGCCCATCGCAACTCCCGACGAGTACAACGCAATGATCGACTCGGCAAAGGCCGGCGGTTACGCTTTCCCTGCCGTTAACGTGACGTCTTCTCAGACGCTCAATGCAGCTCTTCAAGGCTTTGCCGACGCCGAATCTGACGGCATCATCCAGGTTTCCACGGGCGGCGCAGCCTACTGGTCTGGAGCAGGACTGAAGGACATGGTGATTGGTTCCCTCGCTTTCGCTGCCTACGCGCGCGAAGTGGCTAAGGGCTACGGCGTAAAGGTTGCGCTACACACGGACCACTGCCCGAAGGACAAGCTGGATGGCTTTGTTCTCCCGTTGCTGGCTGCTTCTGAGGCAGAGGTCAAAGCTGGGCGCGATCCATTCTTCAACTCCCACATGTGGGACGGCTCCGCTGAGACCCTCGAGGAAAACCTCCGCATCGCCGCTGAACTTCTTCCACGTACCGCTGCTGCCAAGCAGATTCTCGAAGTTGAGATCGGCACCGTGGGTGGCGAAGAGGACGGCGTGGAAAACGCTATCAACGAGAAGCTCTACACCACGGTTGAGGATGCCCTTGCGACCATCGAGGCACTCGGCGCTGGCGAAAACGGCCGCTACATCACCGCTTTGACCTTCGGTAACGTGCACGGCGTGTACAAGCCGGGCAACGTGAAGCTCCGCCCAGAAATCTTGAAGGACATTCAGGCTCAGGTGGGCGCCAAGGTTGGCAAGGAGAACCCATTTGACTTGGTCTTCCACGGTGGCTCCGGCTCTTCAGAGCAGGAAATCGCGGACGCTGTTTCCTACGGTGTTATCAAGATGAACATCGACACGGACACCCAGTACGCGTTCACCCGCCCGGTTGCCGGCCACATGCTCCAGAACTACGACGGCGTCCTCAAGGTGGACGGCGAAGTGGGCAACAAGAAGCTCTACGACCCACGCGTTTGGGGTGCTGCCGCCGAGAAGTCCATGGCTGCTCGCATTGCTGAAGCTGCTCGCCAGCTTGGTTCTGCCGGAAAGAAGCTCTAA